One genomic window of Sphingopyxis sp. OPL5 includes the following:
- a CDS encoding magnesium and cobalt transport protein CorA — MPIMAARHYNQGLLVRELGPDDIIPEDCDDGDFYWLGLFEPTPEELAGIAKRFGLHPLAVEDALKAKQLPKVEVYGDQLFVIAATGNREGDTIQSGETAIFVGRHFIVTVRHGSARAHTDVRARLETLPAKLAHGPDYVLYAILDFIVDGYFPVIDAIEDRLLLVEESVMDTPLDAAEIRHLYAQRHEVIRFQRIVGLMKDVAWRLAGDDELPGIDDAVRPFFRDIWDHVQRAEFRLTGLRDVTASVIETNSMLEQQRQGVITRQLAAWAAILAVPTAIAGIYGMNFEFMPELDWQLGYPFALGLIFGGSALVFWRFKHIGWL; from the coding sequence ATGCCGATCATGGCCGCCCGCCACTACAACCAAGGCCTGCTCGTCCGCGAGCTCGGCCCCGACGACATCATCCCCGAGGATTGCGACGACGGCGATTTCTACTGGCTCGGCCTTTTCGAGCCGACGCCGGAGGAACTCGCGGGCATCGCCAAGCGCTTCGGCCTCCACCCGCTCGCCGTCGAGGACGCGCTCAAGGCGAAGCAATTGCCCAAGGTCGAGGTCTATGGCGACCAGCTTTTCGTCATCGCCGCAACCGGCAACCGCGAGGGCGATACGATCCAGTCGGGCGAGACCGCGATTTTCGTCGGCCGCCATTTCATCGTCACCGTCCGTCACGGCTCGGCGCGCGCCCACACCGACGTGCGGGCGCGGCTCGAAACCCTGCCCGCCAAGCTCGCGCACGGCCCCGACTATGTCCTCTATGCGATCCTCGATTTCATCGTCGACGGCTATTTCCCAGTGATCGACGCGATCGAGGACCGGCTGCTGCTCGTCGAGGAAAGCGTGATGGACACGCCGTTGGATGCGGCGGAAATCCGCCATCTCTATGCCCAACGGCACGAGGTCATCCGTTTCCAGCGCATCGTCGGGCTGATGAAGGACGTCGCCTGGCGCCTCGCGGGCGACGACGAGCTGCCCGGCATCGACGATGCGGTGCGCCCTTTTTTCCGCGACATCTGGGACCATGTCCAACGCGCCGAATTCCGCCTCACCGGGCTGCGCGACGTCACCGCCTCGGTGATCGAGACCAATTCGATGCTCGAACAGCAGCGCCAGGGCGTCATCACCCGCCAGCTCGCCGCCTGGGCCGCGATCCTCGCGGTGCCGACCGCGATCGCCGGCATTTACGGCATGAATTTCGAATTCATGCCCGAACTCGACTGGCAGCTCGGCTATCCCTTCGCGCTCGGCCTGATCTTCGGCGGCTCGGCGCTCGTCTTCTGGCGCTTCAAGCACATCGGGTGGCTCTGA
- a CDS encoding SRPBCC domain-containing protein: protein MRAWATGLAAALLLAVPGAALAGEVRVTRQVEADATTTMVHEILVDATPAEVWTAISTAEGWMTWAVPVAWMTKDDPDLIEAAYDPASKPGGADTIQQRFGERIPGRRLGFRTVKAPAGFPHWDAYQKVTSVFEIEPAGRQTRVRLTSRGYPDSEGGRALVAFFESGNGETLENLRARFVTGPVDWNAKLRR from the coding sequence ATGCGCGCATGGGCGACCGGGCTGGCCGCGGCGTTGCTGCTGGCGGTGCCGGGTGCCGCGCTCGCCGGAGAGGTACGGGTGACCAGGCAGGTCGAGGCCGACGCCACGACGACGATGGTGCACGAGATACTGGTCGATGCGACGCCCGCCGAAGTGTGGACCGCGATCTCGACCGCCGAAGGCTGGATGACCTGGGCGGTGCCGGTCGCGTGGATGACGAAGGACGACCCCGACCTGATCGAGGCGGCCTATGACCCGGCGTCGAAACCGGGCGGTGCCGACACGATCCAGCAGCGGTTCGGTGAACGGATTCCCGGCCGGCGGCTGGGATTCCGGACGGTCAAGGCGCCGGCCGGGTTTCCGCACTGGGATGCGTATCAAAAGGTGACGAGCGTGTTCGAGATCGAACCCGCGGGCCGGCAGACCCGCGTCCGGCTGACCTCGCGCGGCTATCCGGACAGCGAGGGCGGCCGCGCGCTGGTCGCCTTTTTCGAAAGCGGGAATGGGGAGACGCTGGAAAATTTGCGCGCACGGTTCGTCACCGGGCCGGTCGACTGGAACGCCAAGCTGCGCCGCTGA
- a CDS encoding glutathione S-transferase family protein, whose protein sequence is MIIYGSLVSPFVRKLLAYLGEKGIDFELKGVGIGDPDPGFRAASPLGKMPAMDDDGFMLADSSAIIQYLEAKHPSPELIPADPQARGRVIWWEEFGDTVFAACSGKMFFNRIVAPKFLGREGDLAAAALAESEELPKLLDYLESAIPASGFLVGDRLTLADLAVASPLMNFRHCGAVVDAATHPKIAAWSEAILSRPSMAPWVAKEERMMAKVLA, encoded by the coding sequence ATGATCATTTACGGTTCGTTGGTGTCGCCTTTCGTGCGCAAATTGCTCGCCTATCTCGGCGAGAAAGGGATCGACTTCGAACTGAAAGGGGTGGGGATCGGCGATCCCGATCCGGGGTTCCGCGCCGCCTCGCCGCTCGGCAAGATGCCCGCGATGGACGATGACGGCTTCATGCTCGCCGATTCGAGCGCGATCATCCAGTATCTGGAGGCGAAACATCCCTCACCCGAACTGATCCCCGCCGACCCGCAGGCGCGCGGACGGGTGATCTGGTGGGAGGAATTCGGCGATACGGTGTTCGCGGCGTGCAGCGGCAAGATGTTTTTCAACCGCATCGTCGCGCCGAAATTCCTGGGCCGTGAAGGCGACCTCGCCGCGGCGGCGCTCGCCGAGAGCGAGGAGTTGCCGAAGCTGCTCGACTATCTGGAAAGCGCGATCCCCGCGTCGGGTTTCCTCGTCGGCGACCGGCTGACGCTCGCCGACCTCGCGGTGGCGTCGCCGCTGATGAATTTCCGCCATTGCGGCGCGGTCGTCGATGCGGCGACGCACCCGAAGATCGCGGCATGGAGCGAAGCGATCCTGTCGCGGCCGAGCATGGCGCCGTGGGTCGCCAAGGAAGAGCGGATGATGGCGAAGGTGCTCGCCTGA
- a CDS encoding CHASE domain-containing protein has product MRSVWADRLIGLLVRFVGLVILVATLIAAAASFLYNQSQEADQASRVATQVNMRLRDHIAVLEGVRALYQSDTAASGPGIRAYLAALQPQVQAPGMEGVGIAAAVRRDDLAPAVAQLRLNYGRDIAIWPATSPRKIGFAVVLVEPYTPRRNAALGFDMYSEATRREAMRRAWQTGRPAASGIVHLAQERVSKVKQPGFLVYVPVYARQRTALEPADSGDVPAPSTTAIVATMGDARPVEAFVYAPFRTEDMMKAVLGEQLKGVDGIEVRAGEGPSAPLVFSHGTIGWDAHEQKLHVADRQWIIRISYGRFIDRLGRPLGIFLFGLALAVLATQLHRVQRRRIDAAQALAAEKARHAEDRELMIGEMAHRMKNAFARIGALARITLRESTDLQDFEAKFDGRMRALSDAKQMLVTGAVDTVDLGQIIRRELETTGRASDDVTGPDVRLDDEAAQAISLAVHEIVTNSIKYGALAGKGELTVGWRRAAEDIELNWVESGLPETPQIDTESFGTQFIRTLIERQLKGSWNRSAADHSLSITIRWPDRDIAD; this is encoded by the coding sequence ATGCGCTCGGTTTGGGCAGATCGGCTGATAGGGCTGCTGGTCCGTTTCGTCGGGCTGGTGATCCTTGTCGCCACCCTGATCGCCGCCGCCGCCAGCTTCCTCTACAACCAGTCGCAGGAGGCCGACCAGGCCAGCCGCGTCGCGACGCAGGTCAATATGCGGCTGCGCGACCATATCGCGGTGCTCGAAGGCGTCCGCGCGCTGTATCAGTCGGACACCGCCGCCAGCGGTCCCGGCATCCGCGCCTATCTCGCCGCGCTGCAGCCGCAGGTGCAGGCGCCGGGCATGGAGGGGGTCGGCATCGCCGCCGCGGTCCGCCGCGACGACCTGGCCCCCGCGGTGGCGCAATTGCGCCTCAACTACGGCCGCGACATCGCGATCTGGCCTGCCACCAGCCCCCGCAAGATCGGCTTCGCGGTCGTCCTCGTCGAACCCTATACGCCGCGCCGCAACGCCGCGCTCGGCTTCGATATGTACAGCGAAGCGACCCGGCGCGAGGCGATGCGCCGCGCCTGGCAGACGGGGCGCCCCGCCGCCAGCGGCATCGTCCACCTCGCGCAGGAACGCGTGTCAAAGGTCAAACAGCCGGGCTTCCTCGTCTACGTCCCCGTCTATGCGCGGCAACGCACGGCGCTGGAACCCGCCGACTCCGGCGATGTCCCCGCTCCCTCCACCACCGCTATCGTCGCGACGATGGGTGACGCGCGGCCGGTCGAGGCGTTCGTCTACGCCCCCTTCCGCACCGAGGACATGATGAAGGCGGTGCTCGGCGAACAGCTCAAGGGCGTCGATGGCATCGAGGTCCGCGCCGGCGAGGGTCCGTCGGCGCCGCTCGTCTTCAGCCACGGCACGATCGGCTGGGACGCGCACGAACAGAAATTGCACGTCGCCGACCGGCAATGGATCATCCGCATTTCCTATGGCCGCTTCATCGACCGGCTCGGGCGGCCGCTCGGCATCTTCCTGTTCGGCCTCGCGCTCGCGGTGCTCGCGACCCAACTCCACCGCGTCCAGCGCCGCCGGATCGACGCCGCCCAGGCGCTCGCCGCGGAAAAGGCGCGCCATGCCGAGGATCGCGAACTGATGATCGGCGAAATGGCGCACCGGATGAAAAACGCCTTCGCGCGGATCGGGGCGCTCGCGCGGATCACGCTGCGCGAATCGACCGACCTTCAGGATTTCGAGGCCAAGTTCGACGGCCGCATGCGCGCGCTGTCCGATGCGAAACAGATGCTCGTCACCGGCGCCGTCGACACCGTCGACCTCGGCCAGATCATCCGCCGCGAACTGGAAACCACCGGCCGGGCGTCCGACGACGTCACCGGCCCCGACGTCCGCCTCGACGACGAAGCGGCGCAGGCGATCTCGCTCGCGGTGCATGAAATCGTCACCAACAGCATCAAATATGGCGCGCTCGCCGGCAAGGGCGAGCTCACCGTCGGCTGGCGCCGTGCGGCCGAGGATATCGAACTCAACTGGGTCGAAAGCGGCCTTCCCGAAACCCCGCAGATTGACACCGAAAGCTTCGGCACCCAGTTCATCCGAACCCTGATCGAACGCCAGCTCAAGGGCAGCTGGAACCGCAGCGCCGCCGACCACAGCCTCTCGATCACCATCCGCTGGCCCGACCGTGACATCGCGGACTGA
- a CDS encoding hydantoinase B/oxoprolinase family protein, whose protein sequence is MTSRTDADWQVWIDRGGTFTDVVARSPDGAVVTAKYLSEDPARPGDAAVNAIRDLTGAGTGALPPLAIRMGSTVATNALLERKGEPTLLAITRGFGDALTIGYQDRPDLFARRLDRIPPPHAAVAEIAERTGPDGSILTPLDEDAARASLRAARDAGLASIAIVLIHGYRYPAHELRLAEIARETSFTQISTSHDVSALIKLVGRGDTTLADAYLSPVLRHYVDQFCAQLGDDVDPQFMKSSGGLASASAFHGRDAILSGPAGGIVGMVGSAAPLGKTRLIGFDMGGTSTDVSHYAGRLERDNETIIAGTRIRAPMLRIHTVAAGGGSICRWDGARLLVGPESAGANPGPAAYGRGGPLTVTDCNVLLGKIQPDHFPKLFGPNGDQPLDRDVVAEKFAAMAAEVGNITPEALAEGLLSIAVQQMANAIKRITIARGHDVTQGYSLVGFGGAAGQHVCLVADALGVDEILLHPLAGVLSAYGMGLARPSAIRERTLGSTLDARCAATLAAVETELAHQARADLAPDARTARETRLFVRLADSDNAIELPLAPPADVAQAFAAAFRQRFGYAPHANLVVDRIRVELTEAGDTPAAIPPPAASLETPPETVSAWLAGARHEVPLHQRDALAPGHTVTGPAIIIDALATTVVEPGWNATVEAEGTLRLSSAPRRKPGPSATKNARGSAPSGPRLSPGSTDPATPDPIRLEIFNSLFMAIAEEMGSALQHSASSINIRERLDFSCAIFDGEGRLVANAPHMPVHLGSMGESVRTILRQRTKDGRGLRRGDAYALNAPYDGGTHLPDITVIMPVFVAKEEGDADAPAFFVAARGHHADLGGIAPGSMPPDSRSIEDEGILFDNILIVNDGNFLDAKVATHLVDGAFPARNPALNIADLKAQVAACQRGASALDDLSTAHGAATVTAYMAHGQAQAEAAVRQLIARLDDGAFRYAMDNGAEVVVAVRVDRTARHVTIDFTGSSATLPDNFNAPLPVVRAAVLYVLRTMLDDPIPMNEGCLAPVTLIVPADSMLSPSYPAAVVAGNVETSQVITDALFAAFNAMAPAQGTMNNFTFGNDADQYYETIAGGSGAGPGFDGTSVIQTHMTNSRMTDPEVMEMRFPVIVEEFSIRKGSGGAGQWRGGDGATRRIRFREAMTANILANRRRIAPSGLAGGDDAAPGQNWIERTDGSVEILAATGSADLEAGDAFVIETPGGGGYGKTRER, encoded by the coding sequence GTGACATCGCGGACTGACGCCGACTGGCAGGTCTGGATCGATCGCGGCGGCACCTTTACCGATGTCGTCGCGCGGTCGCCGGACGGCGCGGTCGTCACCGCCAAATATCTGAGCGAGGACCCCGCGCGCCCCGGCGACGCCGCGGTCAATGCGATCCGCGACCTGACCGGCGCCGGCACGGGCGCGCTGCCGCCGCTCGCGATCCGCATGGGCTCGACCGTCGCGACCAACGCGCTGCTCGAACGCAAGGGCGAACCGACATTGCTAGCGATCACCCGCGGTTTCGGCGACGCGCTGACCATCGGTTACCAGGACCGCCCCGACCTCTTCGCGCGGCGGCTCGACCGCATCCCGCCCCCACACGCAGCGGTGGCCGAGATCGCCGAACGCACCGGCCCCGACGGAAGCATCCTGACCCCGCTCGACGAGGATGCCGCGCGCGCATCGCTGCGGGCCGCCCGTGACGCCGGTCTCGCCAGCATCGCGATCGTCCTGATCCACGGCTATCGCTATCCGGCGCACGAACTGCGCCTCGCCGAAATCGCGCGCGAAACCAGCTTTACGCAGATCTCGACCAGCCACGACGTCAGCGCGCTGATCAAGCTGGTCGGCCGCGGCGACACGACCCTCGCCGACGCCTATCTCTCGCCCGTGCTGCGCCACTATGTCGATCAATTCTGCGCCCAACTCGGTGACGACGTCGATCCGCAATTCATGAAAAGCTCGGGCGGCCTCGCGTCGGCCAGCGCCTTCCACGGCCGCGACGCGATCCTCTCGGGTCCCGCGGGCGGTATCGTCGGCATGGTCGGCAGCGCCGCCCCCTTGGGCAAGACCCGCCTGATCGGCTTCGACATGGGCGGCACCTCGACCGACGTCAGCCACTATGCCGGCCGCCTCGAGCGCGACAACGAAACGATCATCGCGGGTACCCGCATCCGCGCCCCGATGCTGCGCATCCACACCGTGGCTGCAGGCGGCGGCTCGATCTGCCGCTGGGACGGCGCGCGCCTGCTCGTCGGCCCCGAAAGCGCGGGCGCCAACCCTGGCCCCGCCGCCTATGGCCGCGGCGGGCCGCTCACCGTCACCGACTGCAACGTCCTGCTCGGCAAGATCCAGCCCGATCATTTCCCCAAACTCTTCGGCCCGAACGGCGACCAGCCGCTCGACCGCGACGTGGTGGCCGAAAAATTCGCCGCTATGGCCGCCGAAGTCGGCAACATCACTCCCGAAGCGCTCGCCGAGGGGCTGCTAAGCATTGCGGTCCAGCAGATGGCGAACGCGATCAAGCGCATCACCATCGCGCGCGGCCATGACGTGACCCAAGGCTATAGTCTTGTCGGCTTCGGCGGCGCCGCGGGCCAGCATGTCTGCCTCGTCGCCGACGCGCTCGGCGTCGACGAAATCCTGCTCCATCCGCTCGCGGGGGTGCTCTCGGCCTATGGCATGGGCCTCGCCCGGCCCTCGGCGATCCGCGAGCGCACGCTGGGGTCGACGCTCGACGCCCGATGCGCCGCGACGCTCGCCGCGGTCGAAACCGAGCTGGCGCATCAAGCCCGCGCCGACCTCGCCCCCGACGCCCGAACGGCCCGGGAAACCCGGCTCTTCGTCCGCCTCGCCGACAGCGACAATGCGATAGAACTCCCGCTCGCGCCGCCCGCCGACGTGGCGCAGGCCTTCGCCGCCGCCTTCCGCCAGCGCTTCGGTTACGCCCCGCACGCCAATCTCGTCGTCGACCGCATCCGCGTCGAACTGACCGAGGCGGGTGATACCCCCGCCGCGATTCCGCCACCCGCTGCATCCCTGGAAACGCCGCCCGAAACCGTCTCCGCCTGGCTCGCCGGAGCCCGCCACGAAGTCCCCCTCCACCAGCGCGACGCCCTCGCCCCCGGCCACACCGTCACCGGTCCCGCGATCATCATCGACGCACTCGCGACGACGGTGGTCGAGCCGGGGTGGAATGCGACGGTAGAGGCAGAAGGAACGCTCAGGCTCTCTAGTGCTCCCCGGCGAAAGCCGGGGCCCAGCGCAACCAAAAACGCGCGCGGCAGCGCGCCGTCTGGGCCCCGGCTTTCGCCGGGGAGCACTGACCCCGCAACCCCCGACCCCATCCGCCTCGAAATCTTCAACAGCCTGTTCATGGCGATCGCCGAGGAAATGGGCAGCGCGCTCCAGCACAGCGCCTCGTCGATCAACATCCGCGAACGGCTCGACTTCTCCTGCGCGATCTTCGACGGCGAGGGCCGCCTCGTCGCCAACGCCCCGCACATGCCGGTGCATCTCGGCTCGATGGGCGAAAGCGTCCGCACCATATTGCGCCAACGGACCAAAGACGGCCGCGGCCTCCGTCGCGGCGACGCCTACGCCCTCAACGCCCCTTACGACGGCGGCACCCACCTCCCCGACATCACCGTCATCATGCCGGTGTTCGTCGCCAAAGAAGAGGGGGACGCCGACGCCCCCGCCTTCTTCGTCGCCGCGCGCGGCCATCACGCCGACCTCGGCGGCATCGCGCCGGGATCGATGCCCCCCGACAGCCGCAGCATCGAAGACGAGGGTATTCTCTTCGACAACATACTGATCGTCAACGACGGCAATTTCCTCGACGCGAAGGTTGCCACGCATCTGGTCGACGGCGCCTTCCCCGCGCGCAACCCCGCGCTCAACATCGCGGACCTCAAGGCGCAGGTCGCCGCGTGCCAGCGCGGCGCCAGCGCGCTCGACGACCTCAGCACCGCGCACGGCGCCGCGACCGTTACCGCCTATATGGCGCACGGACAGGCACAGGCCGAAGCGGCGGTCCGCCAGCTTATCGCGCGGCTCGACGACGGCGCCTTCCGCTACGCGATGGACAATGGCGCCGAGGTCGTCGTCGCGGTCCGGGTCGACCGCACCGCGCGCCACGTCACCATCGATTTCACCGGCTCGTCGGCGACCCTGCCCGACAATTTCAACGCGCCGCTCCCGGTCGTCCGCGCCGCGGTTCTTTATGTGCTGCGCACGATGCTCGACGACCCGATCCCGATGAACGAGGGCTGCCTCGCCCCCGTCACCCTGATCGTGCCAGCGGATTCGATGCTCAGCCCCAGCTATCCCGCCGCGGTGGTCGCCGGCAATGTCGAGACCAGCCAGGTCATCACCGACGCACTGTTCGCCGCCTTCAACGCGATGGCGCCCGCGCAGGGGACGATGAACAATTTCACCTTCGGCAACGACGCCGACCAATATTATGAAACGATCGCCGGCGGTTCGGGCGCGGGCCCCGGCTTCGACGGCACGTCGGTGATCCAGACGCATATGACCAACAGCCGCATGACCGACCCCGAAGTCATGGAAATGCGCTTCCCCGTCATCGTCGAGGAATTCTCGATCCGCAAAGGCTCGGGCGGCGCGGGCCAGTGGCGGGGCGGCGACGGCGCCACCCGTCGCATCCGCTTTCGCGAAGCGATGACCGCGAACATCCTCGCGAACCGCCGCCGGATCGCGCCCAGTGGCCTCGCGGGCGGCGACGATGCCGCACCGGGACAAAACTGGATCGAGCGCACCGACGGGTCGGTCGAAATCCTCGCCGCGACCGGCAGCGCCGATCTCGAGGCGGGCGACGCGTTCGTGATCGAAACGCCGGGCGGCGGCGGCTATGGGAAAACAAGGGAGAGATAG
- a CDS encoding DUF969 domain-containing protein translates to MLVLIGILIIIAGFLLRFNPLLVIMASALATGLAAGLDVTAIVAAFGKAFNDTRYVSIIWIVLPVIGLLEAYGLQQHARTLIARMRGATLGRLLTGYLLLRQAMSAAGLTSVAGHAQTVRPLVAPMAEAAADAQNPALSDDQREEVKAYSAATDNIGLFFGEDIFLAIGSILLMKGVLEGYGYVIEPLHLSLWAIPTAIAAFLIHGFRLRRLERRMAAPAERGA, encoded by the coding sequence ATGCTCGTCCTGATCGGCATCCTGATCATCATCGCGGGCTTCCTGCTTCGCTTCAACCCTTTGCTCGTCATCATGGCCTCGGCGCTCGCGACCGGTCTTGCCGCAGGGCTCGACGTCACCGCGATCGTCGCCGCCTTCGGCAAGGCGTTCAACGACACGCGCTATGTCTCGATCATCTGGATCGTCCTGCCCGTCATCGGCCTGCTCGAAGCCTATGGCCTGCAACAACATGCCCGCACGCTGATCGCGCGGATGAGGGGCGCGACGCTCGGGCGCCTTCTGACCGGCTATCTGCTGCTGCGTCAGGCGATGTCGGCAGCCGGGCTCACTTCGGTCGCGGGGCACGCCCAGACCGTGCGCCCGCTTGTCGCCCCGATGGCCGAGGCCGCCGCCGACGCACAGAATCCCGCGCTCAGCGATGACCAGCGCGAGGAGGTCAAGGCCTATTCGGCCGCCACCGACAATATCGGCCTGTTCTTCGGCGAGGACATCTTCCTCGCGATCGGCTCCATCCTGCTGATGAAGGGTGTGCTCGAAGGCTATGGCTATGTCATCGAGCCGCTGCACCTCTCGCTCTGGGCGATCCCGACCGCCATCGCCGCCTTCCTGATCCACGGCTTCCGGCTTCGCCGTCTCGAACGGCGCATGGCCGCGCCGGCGGAGCGCGGCGCATGA
- a CDS encoding DUF979 domain-containing protein has protein sequence MITLGHVYILAGLTFALFAALGALDRSNPKRFGNAAFWGLLAVSMLAGDRLGDFYNGLLVLALVAIAGAGQIGRAPGGEVPAEVQAEGAAKYGNFLLLVALIIPVVALIGTFLFKEIPGLADPKQATLISLAIGVLIALAVGMARLKPPALLPLQQGRRLLDSVGWAAILPQMLASLGAVFALAGVGDVVGGLIGTAIPQGSLFGAVLAFGLGMALFTMVMGNAFAAFPVMLAAVGMPLLIKQYGGDPAVVAAIGMLAGFCGTLMTPMAANFNLVPAALLELKNPYGVIRAQIGTALPLLAVNILFIYLFAF, from the coding sequence ATGATCACGCTCGGCCATGTCTATATCCTCGCTGGCCTCACCTTCGCGCTCTTCGCCGCGCTCGGTGCCCTCGATCGCAGCAACCCCAAGCGTTTCGGCAATGCCGCCTTCTGGGGCTTGCTCGCGGTGTCGATGCTCGCGGGCGACCGGCTCGGCGACTTCTACAACGGGCTGCTCGTTCTCGCGCTCGTCGCCATCGCCGGCGCCGGCCAGATCGGCCGCGCGCCCGGCGGCGAAGTTCCTGCCGAGGTGCAGGCCGAAGGCGCCGCGAAATATGGCAATTTCCTCCTCCTCGTCGCGCTGATCATCCCGGTGGTCGCACTCATCGGGACTTTTCTGTTCAAGGAAATTCCTGGCCTCGCCGATCCCAAGCAGGCGACGCTCATCTCGCTCGCGATCGGGGTGCTGATTGCGCTCGCGGTCGGCATGGCGCGTCTCAAACCGCCCGCCCTGCTCCCGCTGCAACAGGGCCGCCGCCTGCTCGACTCGGTCGGCTGGGCGGCGATCCTGCCGCAGATGCTCGCCAGCCTCGGCGCGGTCTTCGCACTCGCGGGCGTCGGCGACGTCGTCGGCGGGCTGATCGGCACCGCCATTCCGCAGGGCAGCCTGTTCGGCGCGGTGCTCGCCTTCGGACTCGGTATGGCGCTCTTCACGATGGTGATGGGCAACGCCTTCGCCGCCTTCCCGGTAATGCTTGCGGCGGTCGGCATGCCTTTGCTCATCAAGCAGTACGGTGGCGACCCCGCGGTGGTCGCGGCGATCGGCATGCTCGCGGGCTTCTGCGGCACGCTGATGACCCCGATGGCGGCGAACTTCAACCTCGTCCCCGCCGCCTTGCTCGAACTCAAAAACCCCTATGGGGTAATCAGGGCGCAGATCGGCACCGCGCTGCCGCTGCTGGCGGTCAACATCCTCTTCATCTACCTCTTCGCTTTTTGA
- a CDS encoding DUF2891 domain-containing protein gives MNLTPDHAARFATATLSHLGREYPYKMDHVLAGPEDARPPRDFHPIFHGSFDWHSCVHGWWQVLRLARRFPDLPIAADIRARADAMLVPDKVAGELAYLSRPTATGFERPYGWAWLLALHAEAERHNAPWAAALEPLALAFAARFHAFLPKLTYPLRVGTHFNISFALLLARHWAEARDPDLVALIDTRARARDWFGGDRDCQAWEPGGDEFLSSALTEAHLMSVVLGDDFAAWFDAFLPRAAQRQPVTLFTPATVSDRSDGKIAHLDGLNLSRAWCWRAIASALGPAHPVSPAAEAAARRHLDAALPHVTGDYMGEHWLASFALLALDGL, from the coding sequence ATGAACCTCACCCCCGACCACGCCGCCCGCTTTGCGACCGCCACCCTGTCGCACCTCGGCCGCGAATATCCGTACAAGATGGACCATGTCCTCGCCGGCCCCGAGGATGCCCGGCCCCCGCGCGATTTCCACCCGATCTTCCACGGCAGCTTCGACTGGCACAGCTGCGTCCATGGCTGGTGGCAGGTCCTCCGCCTCGCGCGCCGCTTCCCCGATCTCCCGATCGCCGCCGACATCCGCGCCCGCGCCGACGCGATGCTGGTGCCCGACAAGGTCGCCGGCGAACTCGCCTACCTGTCGCGCCCCACCGCGACCGGCTTCGAACGCCCTTATGGCTGGGCCTGGCTCCTCGCACTCCACGCCGAGGCCGAACGCCATAACGCCCCCTGGGCCGCCGCGCTCGAACCGCTCGCGTTAGCCTTCGCAGCGCGCTTCCACGCCTTCCTGCCCAAGCTCACCTATCCGCTGCGCGTTGGCACCCATTTCAACATCAGCTTCGCGCTCCTCCTCGCCCGCCACTGGGCCGAAGCCCGCGACCCCGATCTCGTCGCCCTGATCGACACCCGCGCCCGCGCCCGCGACTGGTTCGGCGGCGACCGCGACTGTCAGGCGTGGGAACCCGGCGGCGACGAATTCCTCTCCTCCGCACTCACCGAAGCGCATCTGATGTCGGTCGTCCTCGGCGACGATTTCGCTGCCTGGTTCGATGCCTTCCTGCCGCGCGCCGCGCAGCGGCAACCCGTGACCCTCTTCACCCCCGCGACCGTCTCCGATCGCAGCGACGGCAAGATCGCGCATCTCGACGGTCTCAATCTCAGCCGCGCCTGGTGCTGGCGCGCGATTGCGAGCGCGCTCGGCCCCGCGCACCCCGTCAGTCCCGCCGCCGAAGCCGCGGCGCGGCGCCACCTCGACGCCGCGCTCCCGCACGTCACCGGCGATTATATGGGCGAACATTGGCTCGCGAGCTTCGCGCTGCTCGCGCTCGACGGACTCTAG